In the Besnoitia besnoiti strain Bb-Ger1 chromosome IX, whole genome shotgun sequence genome, atcGCCGAGAGAGCCAAGAGGACGCGCGGCCCTCGAGGCCCGCACCCCGTCGCCTCGTGGCTACTCGGCTACTCCGCCTGCGTTTGCATTTCCGTCATTGGCTCGATCTGgtttcgccgcgtcgtctgggGCTGCGATGCCCGGCTTCGCGCCTTCTGTCGCGTCCCTTCCGGCAGCTTCCTCActgacgccgcagccggcgcgcgtgTCCTCCCAAgcaggagggcgggggggagggtcGATTCGGGCTGCGTTTCAGCTGCTGGGGAGGGAGCACAGCTCTGGCGCCGAGGCAGGCAGCTCGTCGCAAGCCTTGACGGCGGCGCTTCACCCTCTCGTGCCGTCGCccagccgccggcgtctgcggccagtgcgtcttctgcgcgacaGCCCGGCGGCGAGTCCTGGCTacggctgcggcctcggtCGGCACGGCGGGggggcgtcgtctgcgtcggtctctggcgtcttctcgccggcgcaAAAGCTCCCGCCCCCGgggcctgctgcaggcgagctgTCGCCGTCCTTCAGGTCGGGCGGCTGGGGCGGGCTTTCGCCGGCCTGGTCTCAGCGCAGCTCCGACGAGCTGCCCAGCCGCAGCGTCGAGAGAATGTTCCTGCCTCCCTCCAAGATGCAAACGCCGCGGTCCTACCTCCCGAGCCCCGTCGAATTCAACACCTTCTTCGGCGAGCCTGCAGACGGCAAGAGAGTGTGGCCGCCCAGCTCGCCGCCGGTCGCTGGCGTGCGACTCTGACCCTATCcctgaggcggcgccagcgatCGATGTGAACGAAGCTGTGTGAAACGCGTGCCTTGCATTTCGTTTTGCACAACGCGGGGAGCCACACTGGGGGCGGGCACGTCGCATGTGGCCTGGCAGAGAGTCCATTGAGTCATTCCGGCCTGTCTGACTCTTCGCCCGCGTAGTCGCACGAGGGGAAAAAACACAGAactggcgagcgcctcctgtGGCGGCGCACACACCggccctgcgtcgtcgttctTCCCCTTACATGCCTGACCGGAAGCAGATACGAATCGTCGGGAGGTGCCTGAAGGGATGGAAATGTCAGTTGCTCAGAGGAAGAACGGTTAGTTTTTTTTTAAAACATTACTCGTGCAAAATCAATTCTTTACGTACATGCGCGTGCGTCCAACTCTGCGTACTTGTCGACATGTCTTGCGGCTACTTTGCGTTTGCCTGGGCTCTGTAGTATTCTGCAGCTCTCTGCCGCTCAGGCCGCTGTGTGCGGCTACTATCCGAAGCTGAATATTCGTGTTTTCTCAAATGAAGAGGGCGTtggcgcctgctggcgcccATTGCATGTCCCGTGCTCCTGGGGTCGTGAAGGCCTTTGGAGAGATGCTCTTAAACCCAGTTTCGCGGACACTTGGCATAAATGAAGATTCAGGTTCTCGGTTTTCAGCGGCCGGCCGGCTCAGGAAGGTCGGTAGTCCGTCTGCTGGGACATTTTGCCTCGAGCGGGAGTTATTCGTGCTCTTCTTCGAGTGTGCGGCAAAGAGCCACACGCGTATCAAGAGGATACAGATGCAGTTGGGGCGATGCGTCGCTTTCCGTTGTCTCGTCGGCGGGCTTGCTCGTGTGATTCGTTCTGTGTACGCGTCTGCGTAAGCCCTACGTGGATGTCAGTCTTCACTCTTCAGATGTATATGCGTAGCCAGAGCCACCTGCGCCGGGGGACGGGCTCGGGTATGTGTTTCAGCCTTGCTAAAGATTCGTTCCCAGTGACTACTTTGTAGTGGCTTTGCAAAGCGACTTTGTTTATGCTCACCAAGCGTCTGCCCCCCGCTGCGAGTTTttgccgtcgccgtctcccccCTGGTGTATGAAAcgcctgtcgctgcgcctctcacGCAAGATGAGAGGCTGTTTAAAGAACTGGGCGTTCAACGAAGCCACGCCACGTCCTCAttcggaggcgcggcgaccagGTTGACCTACGAGCTGACCAAACACAGATAAAGGCCTGATGACGGGTCCCGCACTTCACAATAATATGTCTAGCATGCGCCATTCCCTACAGCATCATGCACGCGCCTGTGAAGTTGGGAATCACAAATCGCCTTCACAAACACGTGAAGCAGTGAGCAGATAAGTACCACGGCCACTGCGGAAAGAGCTGAGTCTGGCTGGACAAGAATACACAGGTTGAGCGGCTCAAATAGACATTTTATGGCTTACGGTTTTAAAGACACCGTTCTGAGGCACGAACTATTCGCTGTGGCCTACCGAGGCCCGTTTACAAGGAAAGGCAGCACTGCCGGGCGCTTCCGTATCAATATGAACCTGCCCCCAGGCTCCGCGGATGTATGCGTTTTGACTCAAGAAACTTGGTGGATCAGGGCATTTACACGGCAGATACAACGGCAGGTCGGGCAGAAGGCCTGCTTTGGCAAGTTTGTTGGAAAAGATCTCCACTTCCACAGAagcggcgcttccgcttcaACAGGCGTGAATCCACGGCGGGCTAACGAACAGGGCAGAGCGAACGaaaagcagctgctgcgcagacTCCGCGCACGCCATTTGTACTGGGGCCTACTGTGAGCACGCCCCCGAATCGTGAAGGGACTGTTATGCACTCGCCCCATCGCTGCCACGATTCGCCGCGCGGTGGCGGTGCAGCGTGGATACCCAAATTATAGAAAACAGCCAGTCTTCTCAAATTCGCGAAGCAACCAGCTGGCTCCGAAATCCCCGTCGTCAGCACAAAAAGCACAGGCGACAAAAAAAACAAGCCCCGGATTCTGAGACACCGCCGGTACCGGCTGAGGTGGTGACACGCGAGCAGGTCAAGGCGGCCTCCTCACTTTAGTCGCGAGTCACTATGGAACACACTCAGCGCAAATCTGACCACTGGCAATGACGTCAAACCCCCAAATCGGCGTGTCGGAGTGAAGCGCCTGAGAGACGCAACTCTCGATCGAACTCGCccagcggcgctcgcggctggtGATGAGAAAGACGACCGTCATGCCACTCGACTAAAGCCTCGGATGGGCGCTTGATTTCACCCGCGCTGACTACAGACCGTAAAGACAAAAGGGCAGTTCACAGGCGCTTCTCAGCGACGCAGCAGTGAAATCATTCCACTTCGACGGACGCAACATCATCCGGAGAAGCGTCGAaacgcccccccccgctcccGCGGTTCGTCGAGCGCGTCCCCAACCGCGGGTTGGGCGatggcgagcgcgagaagggcgtCCGCTACCCACAGACGGAAGCGCAGACACTGCACACTCCACCAGAGCTGGAATGAGAGAACGGCGTTCAAGAGCGCCCTTTGAAGCCAGGCCGCCCACGGCGACAAAGAGAGGGAAGCCGAGTGCGACGCCTCAGAAGAACTCAAAACTGCGAACGAAGACGAATGCGCGAACCCGAGTGAAGCGGGCGCGGCTCCACTCGAGATCCGCACCTCGTCGAGCGTGTCTTCCCTGGGGATGTCCTTATCGTGGAAGGCAAAAATCCGAAGCTCGAGGCCCTTCATGGGATCCtcgcacgcagccgcagatgCCTCCAACAGCAATGCCCCCAGCGAGACTCTGTCGCCTTGCCtacctttctctctctcaacAAGCGGCGCGCTttgccctcctctctctaCTCTTTCTCCCTGGCGCCGAGGGCGTGTCGCGCGgccgttttcttcttggCGTGCCGGCAGTCCTTCCCGCCCtctttcctccgcttcctctcggGATTCCGCGCCCCttccgagcgccgcggctaGCCACGCCAAAGGGCTGGTGACTGCGTCGAGAGCTCGACAGAGGCTTGTGAtggtcgcgctcgcgccaaAGGCTGGCACGTCTGAAGCGACCGGCAGGTTGAGACTCGTGGCGCCAGGCAAAGTGTACCAGTGAGGCATCTCTAGCCCCCGCCGTTGAAACAACTCCTCGCgggtctgcgcgcctccaggaTCCGTGTGGCTCCCCCAACCGGCGCAGGGCTCCTCTTCTTTGTCTGCTTTCGCCTTTCTCGTTTCCTTCGCGGGCTCCTCAGTGAGCGACGACGTGCGGAGCTCCCTTGTCTGTCTCGGCTCCGGGATCATGAAGCCCTCGTCGTGGATGCAGTCCCGCTCCTGTGGTGCCTTCTCACTTGCGTCACGCGCCTtgccttctcctccctctcctctttcttccttcttcgcgagcgcagcgtcTGAGCGTGGCTCGTTGGGGTCGACCGGCGCGTGCCTcctccccgcgcgcccgcctctctgcgcgacgcccttcggcctgcgcgcggcctcgcgccgccccgcgaggaagcgagcacactccgcctcgagggcctcgacACCCGCGTTGCCCAGTTGAAggcccctgcagctgctctcGCCCATGACGAGGAGCCGACTGCGGGTGGAGCCGCCGAGTGTGTGGTTAAGCGAGCGGAGGATATTGGTCATGCGCAGAATCCACAGCAGGTCGCGCGGCAACGACTCGAGAAACGCGCTGATCGCCGAGAAGGACGTGCCGCGCAAGCTGGTGATGAACGCTTTCCGGTCTTCCGCGTGAACGACAGACCCCAGCGCCGTATAAagcagccgcgtctgcggacgGTAGGTCAGAATCAGCGAGAGCAGATCGagggcggcgtcttcgtctggaTCTGGGACGTCACGCGCAAAAAGATGCCGACTCGCGGCTCGAGCTGAGTCCTCCGGCGCGCTCCCTCGCTGGCCACCTacttctcgccgccgcgccgcggaacgACCTGCTAGCCCGCCGCCCGGCTCACGTGTCTCATCCATCtcgtcctccctctcctcgccgtccttccCTCGCACGTGTCCCCCGCGCTGGTCGCCCCATTCTCCAGTTGGGTCCGCACCGCTGCCTTCCCGCGCGCCTTGAGCAACTGCGTCTGCTTGTCGGctcggctgtctctctgctgctggcctgctgcctttttctccgcgcgctgcgagaTCGGACCCCGGCTCGGACAGCCCCGTCACGGTGAGGCGGAGCCCGAGAGAGCGGCAAGCCTGCCTTCCTGTGGCAACGTCGTTCAAGAGCAACGCCTTCCACAGCCGGCAGTAGGCGGCGCGGAACGACGGTGACAGACGACGGTAGGTCCCATGGTCGATGATCACGAGTTGAAGCCGCCCTTTCCGCGGCTGCTCTCCCTTTCCCCCTTGCGTGTATCGccggttttctctctcttcgaaGGCCTCCGCTGGAGCGGCTGCCGACGAAGGAGAGGTCGTCGGGGCAGAGGGCGAGCTCGTCCAAGCCGCGGACACGCATGAAGGAggagctccgcctcgcggcgactcgGCATGGCGAGTTTTCTTCGCGTTTTCTTCAGTCGGCATCAGGCGGACAAAGAGATTCCCGGGGTGCGGGTCGCAGTGGACGAAGCCGTGCACGAAGAGCATATCGGCGAAGACAGTCATGACGAGGTCGGCGATTTCTTCGGGTTTCGCGCCtagctcgcgctgcagcgtgtCTGGCGAGTCGGTCACTTTGAGGCCACTGACGAACTCCATCGTGAGCACGCGCTTCGTCGTCAGGTCCCAGTCGATCCACGGGATGTAGACCTCGGGGCGGTCTCTGTATAGCCACTTGAGGCGCATGGCGTTGTAGGCCTCCTGCTCAAAGTCGGTTTCCTGCCGCATGTTTTGTCGAAACTCGGGGAGAACCCAGCGGAACTCGAAGTCcgggaagaagcgcgagacaAACGCCATCAAAGTCTCCAGCGTCTGCAGGTCGCCGCGCAtctgctcgcgcagccgcggccgctggacTTTCACCGCGACTTCCTGCCCGTTGcatcgcagccgcgcgcgatgcacgtgcgccagcgaagcggctgcgacCGCGTCCCTGTCGAAGGACAGGAATACCTCCTCCACGGGTCTGCCCAGCTCCGCCTCGAGGAGCCGAGACACCAGCGGCCACGGCGTGCGCTCTGCGTCATCCTGCAGCGTGCGCAGTCGATCGGTGTACGCGGAAGGGAGGATGTGGTTCATCGTCGACATGTACTGCCCCAGCTTCGTGTAGAGCCCACCGTGCCGCAGGCAAACgtgcagaaggcgagcggcacAGCGATCGTGGACGCCCGCCAGCAGCCCAGTGCGGCGCTCCCGCAGCGCAGCAATCCCCCGCTCtagctcgcgcagccgctcctcCCAGATGCCCAGttgagcgacggcgaagtcagacggcgcgccggaTGCGCCGCCCAGGAGCGTCGCATCTTTCTCGCGAGCCTGACCTCCATCGGCTGCGTGggctggcgtcgccctccgctgcctttCGGCGACGACCTGGAAGTCCCGCTgtgcgcggcttctctctTGCTCGAGGGTGTTCAAGCGCGCGTCCACCTTCtccaggcggcggaaggTCAGT is a window encoding:
- a CDS encoding hypothetical protein (encoded by transcript BESB_014300); its protein translation is MSYLRGVGSMEPAQIIPEGCSTVFTFVQADAYTLKMLCARWWSTAVATHVTGSQCHGAVLQRGHETSSVPYFHTLLCHAVASLWLYYVGIFCGNWKRTKASAERQSVSFCTRDASWAGSLALAVALACPSTDKEKGKEGAGLMDPTHSAEVPYSSSACPSCPADSSSTASPASAPPSSASSVSSRASSSLWRQLVASSSACRSFEKALGEQLDELCRFASSLPGALSESAAALLAWKAARDAGVEEEFAGVWATIGRQPESIERFLRSSFYLILAAIDYKLTFRRLEKVDARLNTLEQERSRAQRDFQVVAERQRRATPAHAADGGQAREKDATLLGGASGAPSDFAVAQLGIWEERLRELERGIAALRERRTGLLAGVHDRCAARLLHVCLRHGGLYTKLGQYMSTMNHILPSAYTDRLRTLQDDAERTPWPLVSRLLEAELGRPVEEVFLSFDRDAVAAASLAHVHRARLRCNGQEVAVKVQRPRLREQMRGDLQTLETLMAFVSRFFPDFEFRWVLPEFRQNMRQETDFEQEAYNAMRLKWLYRDRPEVYIPWIDWDLTTKRVLTMEFVSGLKVTDSPDTLQRELGAKPEEIADLVMTVFADMLFVHGFVHCDPHPGNLFVRLMPTEENAKKTRHAESPRGGAPPSCVSAAWTSSPSAPTTSPSSAAAPAEAFEERENRRYTQGGKGEQPRKGRLQLVIIDHGTYRRLSPSFRAAYCRLWKALLLNDVATGRQACRSLGLRLTVTGLSEPGSDLAARGEKGSRPAAERQPSRQADAVAQGAREGSGADPTGEWGDQRGGHVRGKDGEEREDEMDETREPGGGLAGRSAARRREVGGQRGSAPEDSARAASRHLFARDVPDPDEDAALDLLSLILTYRPQTRLLYTALGSVVHAEDRKAFITSLRGTSFSAISAFLESLPRDLLWILRMTNILRSLNHTLGGSTRSRLLVMGESSCRGLQLGNAGVEALEAECARFLAGRREAARRPKGVAQRGGRAGRRHAPVDPNEPRSDAALAKKEERGEGGEGKARDASEKAPQERDCIHDEGFMIPEPRQTRELRTSSLTEEPAKETRKAKADKEEEPCAGWGSHTDPGGAQTREELFQRRGLEMPHWYTLPGATSLNLPVASDVPAFGASATITSLCRALDAVTSPLAWLAAALGRGAESREEAEERGREGLPARQEENGRATRPRRQGERVERGGQSAPLVEREKGRQGDRVSLGALLLEASAAACEDPMKGLELRIFAFHDKDIPREDTLDEVRISSGAAPASLGFAHSSSFAVLSSSEASHSASLSLSPWAAWLQRALLNAVLSFQLWWSVQCLRFRLWVADALLALAIAQPAVGDALDEPRERGGAFRRFSG